The Siniperca chuatsi isolate FFG_IHB_CAS linkage group LG2, ASM2008510v1, whole genome shotgun sequence genome window below encodes:
- the LOC122865568 gene encoding taste receptor type 1 member 3, which produces MTAPFILLVMCWAFRLSCSSPEWFHNISTSLFNLSGDIMLGGLFPINKLTSNLSQRREPNNVSCESLNEYGLGLALVMKYAVDEINANQILLPGFKLGYQIYDTCRQSAVVVKPTISFLTAKSSKVLSVECNYTNYETSISAVIGPYSSETVSAIGKLLGFFLMPQISFGATSDKFSDKLLYPSFFRTVPSDKWQVDAMVRLLKEFNWNWVAVVGSEEEYGQQGVQEFSKIAENQSVCVAYQGLIPIYTDPGPTVKTIIDNIEVTKVRVIVVFSLAEPAEVFFKEVIRRNVTGVWIASTSWAIHRRLTSLPHIQTVGTIIAFTDKTQTLDLLTAYTQELFIKLSEESAKTSPPAPQSGNPDNPCPQCWNLSSANISLVTNHAVQRTAFSVYAAIYSVAQALHNLLGCNSTACKQGSETKIYPWKLLEVLRNTSVDINGTNFKFDSNGNPNIGYNVIEWVWEDSQLTFTDVGSFYEQLSINKSLFKWHTLNSEVPESTCSAKCGRGQVRRVKGFHSCCFDCINCQPGTYQENQEDIQCKKCPEGQWSLNSSTNCTEPTFDVLSWDTPEALEMMLAGVLLLVCQGSVGVMFLKHRGTLLVKASGGALSFVALLSLMGACLSLLLFLGQPGDVVCRLQLPLTSIFQTVALSIIMFISLQIFYVSEFPKMAASHLHILRGPGSWLFVLGCCAVQAGICGWFVQEGPSLSEHVKNMTINFVRGFLSCPVLPLTGFALMQGFNTSMALISFMCTFMAAKSLHQYNLARDITFSSLIYCVIWVIFIPIYIGLHDKNRSIVHVCFTLASNLGLVAAYYFPKCYLLLRKPELNTAHHFCTFLEGAPPTPGEEEPQSQPESESGQ; this is translated from the exons ATGACTGCACCTTTCATTCTGCTGGTTATGTGCTGGGCGTTTAGACTGAGCTGCAGTTCACCTGAATGGTTCCACAACATTTCTACAAGTCTCTTCAATTTGTCTGGGGACATTATGCTCGGAGGGCTCTTTCCCATTAACAAGCTCACCAGCAACCTCAGCCAGAGGAGGGAACCTAACAACGTCAGCTGTGAAAG TTTAAACGAGTATGGACTGGGCCTCGCTCTAGTAATGAAATATGCAGTGGATGAGATCAACGCAAACCAAATTCTGCTCCCTGGCTTCAAGTTGGGTTATCAAATCTATGACACATGCAGACAATCTGCTGTCGTTGTGAAGCCTACCATCTCTTTCCTCACAGCAAAATCTAGCAAAGTACTATCTGTGGAGTGTAATTACACCAACTATGAGACCAGCATATCAGCTGTGATTGGTCCTTATAGCTCGGAAACGGTGTCAGCCATAGGAAAACTCCTGGGATTCTTTCTGATGCCACAG ATTAGCTTCGGTGCCACCAGTGACAAATTCAGTGACAAGCTTCTCTACCCGTCATTCTTCCGTACGGTGCCCAGTGACAAATGGCAAGTGGACGCCATGGTGCGTCTGCTGAAGGAGTTTAACTGGAACTGGGTGGCAGTGGTGGGCAGTGAAGAGGAGTATGGACAACAAGGTGTGCAGGAATTCTCCAAAATAGCAGAAaatcagtctgtctgtgtggccTATCAGGGGCTGATTCCAATATACACTGACCCTGGACCAACGGTCAAAACCATCATCGACAATATCGAGGTAACCAAAGTCAGAGTGATAGTGGTCTTTTCTCTCGCAGAGCCAGCTGAGGTCTTTTTTAAAGAG GTTATCAGGAGGAATGTAACGGGTGTGTGGATTGCTAGCACAAGTTGGGCCATCCATCGTCGACTGACTTCTCTTCCCCATATCCAAACAGTCGGTACAATCATTGCATTCACTGACAAGACACAGACCCTGGATCTGCTCACTGCTTACACACAGGAGCTCTTCATCAAACTGAGTGAGGAGAGCGCAAAGACGTCCCCTCCAGCACCACAGTCTGGCAATCCTGACAATCCCTGCCCACAATGTTGGAACTTGTCGTCTGCTAATATTAGCTTGGTGACAAACCATGCAGTGCAGCGCACAGCTTTCAGTGTGTATGCTGCCATCTACAGTGTGGCGCAGGCATTGCACAACCTGCTGGGATGCAATTCAACTGCCTGTAAGCAAGGATCTGAAACCAAAATCTATCCCTGgaag CTGTTGGAGGTTTTAAGGAATACTTCTGTAGACATAAATGGcacaaattttaaatttgacagTAATGGAAACCCAAACATAGGATACAATGTGATTGAGTGGGTCTGGGAAGACTCACAATTAACCTTCACAGATGTTGGAAGCTTTTATGAACAACTGTCCATCAACAAGTCCCTCTTCAAATGGCACACTCTAAACTCAGAG GTTCCTGAGTCCACCTGTTCAGCAAAATGTGGAAGAGGCCAGGTCCGCAGAGTCAAAGGCTTCCATTCCTGCTGTTTTGATTGTATCAACTGTCAGCCAGGCACTTACCAGGAAAATCAGG AGGACATCCAGTGCAAGAAGTGCCCTGAGGGTCAATGGTCTCTGAACAGCAGCACTAATTGCACTGAACCCACCTTTGACGTTTTGTCCTGGGACACACCTGAGGCTCTGGAAATGATGCTGGCcggggtgctgctgctggtatGTCAGGGGTCAGTGGGTGTTATGTTCCTGAAACACCGGGGGACCCTATTGGTAAAGGCCTCAGGGGGAGCCCTGAGTTTTGTAGCTCTGCTAAGCCTGATGGGAGCTTGCCTcagtctgctgctcttcctgggCCAGCCAGGGGACGTGGTGTGTCGTCTTCAGCTGCCCCTCACCTCCATTTTCCAAACAGTGGCCCTCTCCATTATCATGTTCATCTCACTACAG ATATTCTACGTGTCAGAATTCCCAAAGATGGCTGCCTCTCACCTCCATATACTAAGAGGCCCTGGAAGCTGGCTGTTTGTGCTGggctgctgtgctgtgcagGCTGGTATCTGTGGCTGGTTTGTTCAGGAAGGGCCCTCTCTGTCTGAACATGTGAAAAATATGACAATAAACTTTGTGAGAGGATTTCTGTCATGTCCAGTGTTACCCTTGACTGGATTTGCCTTAATGCAAGGTTTCAACACTTCAATGGCCCTTATATCATTCATGTGCACCTTCATGGCCGCAAAGTCTCTTCATCAGTATAATCTTGCCAGGGACATCACCTTCTCCTCCCTGATCTACTGTGTGATTTGGGTGATCTTTATTCCAATCTATATAGGCTTGCATGACAAGAATAGGTCTattgtccatgtttgttttaccCTGGCAAGCAACTTGGGACTGGTGGCAGCCTACTACTTCCCAAAATGCTACTTGCTGTTGAGAAAACCTGAGCTCAATACAGCACACCACTTCTGTACCTTTTTAGAGGGTGCCCCACCAACACCAGGTGAGGAGGAACCACAGTCACAGCCAGAGTCAGAGTCAGGGCAATAA